Below is a genomic region from Enterobacter hormaechei subsp. xiangfangensis.
AAATAACCGAAACAGGAGAATAATTATGGTAGATAAAAGCGCAATTAAGGATCACACTCAGGTTGTCGCCAGCTGCGGAACGCACGTCGGGGTTGTGGACCATCTTGATGGTGAGCGTATCAAGCTTGCGAAGAGCGATCCGGAATCGGGCGGCAAGCACCATTTTATTCCTCTCGGCTGGGTTGATAAAGTCGAAGATAATAAAGTTGTCCTGACCAAAAACCATAAAGAGGTTTTTGCTGAGTGGCAGGAAGCATAAATATATCTCTCGCAAGGAAATATATGCCTTCGCTCCGGCTTCGTCCGGAGCGTAATAGTGTCTGCGCCCGGTGATTGCTGCCATTGCAAATGGATGGTACTGTTTTGCCTGTCCTTTCCCGATGCAGGCCCCGAATGATGCTCTAGAGTGAAAATAGATCAGCGAAACGCATATTTTTTGTTGAAGATTTTCAGGTATTCGGCGAGCGCTATGGCATCGACTACCGTTTCCCCCAGTTAAAAGAGGCGCAGGTCAGCGGTAGCCCCGTGTTGCAGGGGAATGTTGAAGAGATGATGCTCTCGTCCGGCATTTCGCTGACCCATTCCGACGTACGTGTATTACAGCCCTATGAAACCACCTCTCGCCACAGCAGCCCGCTCTATATGCTGGTGGTGCTGGAAGGATGCGTGACGCTCACGCTCAATGGTATCAATTATCCCGTCCGCCCGGGCATGGCGTTCAGCTCACGTCTGAGTGAAGATCAGGTAATGAGCGCGCGTCACGATGCCGATAGCACGCTGAAAACGCTCTCGTTTGGCGTGTACCCGCACGATGCCGGACGTGAAGCCTTGCTTGAGTCATTGCTTCTGGAATGGCAAAGCCTGAATGCACCCGCGTTTGTCTGGCAGGTTCCCGAGTTTGTGATGTCAGGTATTCTGCATGCGCAGCGGCAGGGGGTAAGCGTGCTTTCACGCAAGCTTTTGCTTGAGGGGCTGATGTATCAGCTGCTCGGCCATGGCCTCAACCAGCGCCAGCAGCCTTGCCCAAGCCGCCCTGAGCATGCGCGTCTTGAACGCGTGCGGAGCCTGCTGGAACAGTCTCCTGAACGGGATCATACTCTCGCGCAGCTGGCAGCCCTGGCTGCAATGAGCCCAAGCAGCCTGCGTAGCAAGTTCCGTCAGCGCTATGGCTGCACCCTCTTCGACTATCTCCGCAACTGTCGCCTTGCGCTGGCGCGCCGCTATCTGCTGGAAGGCCACAGCGTGCAGCAGGCGGCGTGGATGTGCGGGTATCAGCATGCCACCAACTTCGCCACCGCGTTTCGTCGTCATTACGGGATTTCACCGGGTGACGTGCGCAAACTCCGCTAACGTAATTTCTCCTGTCGCGCGAATGCATCCCGTGCGGTTTAGCATCGCGCATACGTAACCTGGCTGTACGCATAGCCGTTTGCACTCTCAAAAAGGTAATAATTCTTATTAACAATAAGAAATATCTCTGGAGAGGGTTATGTTTGCTAAATCGCGTCTGGCACTGCTGGTGGGATGGGTTACCGGTAGCGTCGCTTTTCCTTTACTGGCGCAGGATGCCCAAAAAACTGACACCGTGGTGGTGACCTCGCAGATGCAGTCTGCGGCCACCAAGCTTGAAACACCGGATATTGAAACCCCGCAGTCGGTCTCTATCGTCACGCGCGAGCAGTTCGAAGAGCAGGGCGCAACCAGCGTGCGTCAGGCCGTGAGCTACACGCCGGGGGTCTACAGCAACCAGATCGGGGCGTCAAACCGCTTTGACTACATGGTGCTGCGCGGCTTCTCGGACGGCAGTCTGGACAACGTCTACCTCGACGGCCTGAAGATGATGGGCGACACCAATTCCCACAGCTCGCTGGTGGTTGACCCGTGGTTCCTGGACAGTATCGAAGTCGTGCGCGGTCCGGCCTCCGTGCTCTATGGCCGCTCATCGCCGGGCGGGATTGTGGCGCTCACCTCCCGTAAGCCATCGTTCGATCCTGGCGGGGAGATTAAGCTCTTCGCCGGTAACAATAACCAGCGTGGGGCGATGTTCGACGTGACCGGCCCGGTTGATGATAACGACCGCGTGGCGGTGCGCCTCAGCGGGATGACCCGCTATGCTGATTCCCAGTTCGATCCGCTCAAAGAAGAGCGTTACGCCCTGATGCCGAGCCTGACCTGGCGTATCACCGACAACACCCGTCTGGATCTGATGGCCTACCTGCACCGCGATCCGGAAGGCGGTAGCCACTCCGGCCTGCCATATGAGGGCACCGTTGTACCGCACAGCGGTAAGAAAATCTCCAACACCTTCTTCGAGGGCGAGGACGATTACGACAAGTACGATCGTCGGGAAAACATGGTCGGCTATAACATCGAGCACCTGTTTGACAGCGGCTGGTCTGTGCGCCAGAAGCTGCGCTACCTGCACACCAAAGTCGAGCTGAACCAGGTGTATGCCGCAGGCTGGCTGAATGACACCGAGCTGAATCGCGGCTATTCCGGCTCTGACGAGAAGATGAACGCCATCACCCTGGATAACCAGGTCGACGGCAGCTTCGACACCGGGGAGGTGAACCACCGCGTGCTGATCGGCATGGACTATCAGGACCGCACCAACAACGTCACCGGCTACTACGGCGGCTTCCCGCCGATTGACGCTTTCCATCCTGTTTACGGTGCGAAGCCGGACTACATCACCCAGTACAGCAGGGAAAAGCATAAGCTTCGCCAGACCGGTTACTACCTACAGGATCAGATGTCCGTTGACCGCTGGCGCCTGACGCTCGGCGGGCGTTACGACCAGGTGAGCGTGTCGAACGTCGACAACTTTAACCACACCCGCAGCGATCTGGATAAAAACAACTTCAGCAGCCGCGCGGCGCTGCTGTATCTGTTTGATAACGGCGTTGCGCCGTACGTCAGCTACTCCACCGCCTTTACGCCGACCAGCTTTGCCGACGAGCAGGGCAATATCCTGGATCCGATGAAGGGCAAGCAGTGGGAAGCGGGCGTGAAGTATGAGCCAGAGGGGATGAACAGCCAGTTCAGCGCCTCGGTGTTCCGCATCAACCAGAAGAACATTGCCACCAAAGAGGAGCCGACCGATCCGTACCGTTCCATTGGTGAAATCGAATCCGAAGGCGTTGAGCTGGAGGCGATTGGTCAGCTGACCGACAGCCTGCGTATGCAGGCGGCGTACACCTACACGGATATTCGCTACAAGAAGAGCAGCCCGGAAGAGGAGGGCAAGCGCGCCGTTTATGCCCCGCGTAACATGGCCAGCGCCTGGCTGAGCTACGACGTCAAAACCGGCCCGCTGGACGGCCTGACCGTCGGCTCCGGCGTGCGCTATGTCAACGGGATCGCCAGCGATCGCCAGAACACCCATACGCTTCCGTCGTACACGCTGGTGGATATGACCGTGGGGTATGACCTGTCAAAAGTGGGGCTCACGGGCGTGAGCGCGCAGTTGAACGTCAATAACCTGACGGACAGAAGCTACGTCGCGGCGTGTAACTCGCTCTCTTACTGCTACTTCGGTGCAGAACGCAGCATTGTGGGCAGCGTTTCGTGGAAGTTCTGAGTTGTTGATTTTGCCGGGTGGCGGGAGCGGTTTTCTCCCTCTCCCTGTGGGAGAGGGGCGGGGTGAGGGCAAAATGCCGCACTACTCCTCCATCGCAATCACAATCGCTTCACCCATCTTTTTCACTGCCTCGCGATTTTTGTCTGTCGGCGGCAGCGCTACGTTGATCCGCAGGCAGTTGCGGTACTTCCCGGAGGCGGAAAACAGCGACCCGGCCGCGGCCTGGATCTTCAGCCGGCACAGCTGCTTGCTGACGCACACCATATCGACCGTCTCCGGCAGCTCAACCCACAGCAGGAAGCTGCCCTGCGGGCGGGTGACGCATATCTCTGCCGGAAAATACTGCCGCACCCAGCAGGTGTAGGTCTCCATATTCTGCTGATAAATCTGGCGCATACGCCGCACGTGGCGATGGTAATGGCCGTCGCGGATAAACGCCGCCACCGCCATCTGCGTGCCCGGCACGTTAAACCCGCCCGCGGCGTACTTCATGTGCATCACCCGATCGTAATAGCGCCCCGGCACAATCCAGCCGACGCGCAGGCCCGGCGCCACGGTCTTGGTAAACGAACTGCATAACAGCACGCGACCATCAATGTCCATAGAATGAATGGTGCGCGGACGCGGATACTCCGCCGCCAGCTCGCCGTAGATATCATCCTCAACAATCACGATATCGTGCCGCTGTGCCAGGGCTAAGACCTGCTTCTTCCGCGCCTCCGGCATGATAAACCCGAGCGGGTTATTGCAGTTTGGCACCAGGATCACCGCCTTGATCGGCCACTGCTCCAGCGCCAGCTCCAACGCTTCGATGCTGATCCCGGTTTCAGGATCGGTGGGAATTTCAATGGCCTTGATGTCAAAGCCGCGCAGCATCTGCATGGTGCCGTGAAACGACGGCGATTCCACCGCCACGATATCCCCCGGTTTGCACACCGAGAGCAGGGCGATCGACAGCGCGCCGTGGCAGCCGTTGGTAATGACAATTTCGTTTGCCGCGACGGTGGAGCCGCCGTCCAGCATCAGGCGGGCGATTTGCTCGCGCAGCTCCAGGCGCCCGTCGAGCACGTCATAGCTCAGCATCTCGCCGGGGTTATGCTGCGCGATGCGGCTCATCTCGCGCCACAGGGGCTTCAGGCTCGGCTGGTTAATGTCCGGCGAGCCGCCGCCAAAGGAGATCATCTCTTTGTCGGCGCGGGCGTCCAGCAGCATCATCACCTCATCCCACTGGGTAACGTCCACCGGGCGCTGTACCGGACGGGTCATCGCCGGGACGGGCGGCTGGGCTTTGCGTTTCGAGACGAAATAGCCGGAGCGCGGCTGAGGCGTGATCAGCTGGAGGTTTTCGAGGATCTGGTAGGCCTGCTGTATGGTGCTGATGCTCACGCCGTGCTCCTGGCTCAGCGTGCGTACCGACGGCAGACGTTCGCCGCTGCGATACAGCCCTTGTTCAATGCGTTCCGCCAGGAGGTTGGCCAGATGTTGATAGCGCGTCATGCTGTATCCTTTATTTTCACCATACAGATTATTAAACCAGTACAGATTGCCGCAAAAAACGGCATGCAGATACCGTTTTAGCGGATCTGTATGTTAAACAAAAGTTGTTTTTGCATCTGTATTGCGCAGGTCGATTTCCAGGATGATAACCCCACTGGCACAGCGAGGAGAGCATCATGGAATTCTACGAGAATCGTTCAAAACGTCCGTTTATCGCGTTTGTCTGGGTAGCGAAAACGCTGCGTAACTGGTATCGCATCAACCGTACCCGCCGTATCCTGAGCCAGATGAGCGACGAGCAGCTCAAGGACGTCGGGTTATCGCGATATGATGTGTGAGCATAGGGTTGCCCGGTGGCGCTACGCTTACCGGGCCTACAGGAGACCGTAGGCCGGGTAAGGCGCAGCCGCCACCCGGCGGTTTTCAGCTCAACAGTTCCAGCGTCTGCCGTTTCGGCCTTTCCAGCAAATCCAGCGCCTCCTGATACGACCGCACGTTGTTATAGCCCATCACCAGCCCGTAGCGTTTTCCTGATCCGTGATACCACGCCGAAAGCGCATTGACCTGCAATTGCTGTTCCTGCCAGCAGCGGGCGATCTCCCGGTCAGCGCTTCCCTTTGCGAGGAACGCGACAATATGCATCCCGCCGTCGTTTTGCTCGGTGAAAAACAGATCGCCATATACCTCCTGCAGGGCGGCAATCATCCAGTCGCGGCGGGTCTGATAGAGCGCGCGCATCTTTTTCAGATGACGGAAAAAATGCCCTTCGTTGAGAAACGCGGTGAGGATCTTTTGCGTCAGCACCGGCTGGCCGCTGGTGAGGATGTCCGCGCTGTCGGTAAAGGCCCCGACGGTGCTGGCGGGCATCACCACGTAGCCCATGCGCAGCGATGGCATGATGGTTTTGCTGAAGGTGCCCATAAAGATCACCCTGTCGTGCTGGTCGAGGCTTTTCAGCGACGGCAGCACTTTGCGGGTGTAGTGAAATTCGCCGTCATAATCATCTTCGATAATCCACGCCTCGTTTTGTGACGCCCAGTCGAGCAACTGCTGCTTGCGCGGCAGGGAGAGCGTCACCGCCAGCGGGCTCTGGTGCGACGGAGTAACGATGGCGAAGCGGGCATCGTGGTGATTACGCAGCAGGTAGTCCGTATCCATCCCTGCGCGATCGACCGGCACGGTGTGCAGGCGGGGCACAATGCGCTTGAGCAACTGCTGGCCCATAAAGTAGCCTGGATCCTCAAATACCACCTTATCGCTGCGGCTGGCGAGCGTGTCGAGGATCAGGCGCAGGCTGCCGCTGTAGCCGCTGGTGATCATTACCTGTTCCGCAGTGCAGGATAACCCGCGCGAGATATTGAGATAGCGGGCTATCGCCTCGCGCAGCGGATACCAGCCCAGAACGGGCGGGTTGAGCATTTCATCCTGACGCATGGCGCGCGTCGCCTGGCCCGCCAGCAGCAGCCATTTTTTATAGGGGAAGCTGTCGAGCGCGGGAATGCCGGGGCGCAGAAAACCGGCCCGTTCGCGCTGGCTAATCAACGACGCCGGCAGCGTGCCGGTCGCTTGTTCTGTGGGGGCGTTTTGCGCGGGCAGCAGAAGATCCGGATTCACCCGCGTCCCGCGCGCGCCCTGGCTCACCAGATACCCTTCGCCCGTCAGAATGGCATACGCCGTCTCGACGGTTTTGCGCGCCACCTTCAGCTCTTCCGCCAGCACGCGGATGGCAGGTACCCTGTCGCCCGGCTTCAGCACGCCGCGCATGATGTTGTCGCGGTAGCGGGAATAAATCTCGTGATAGCCCGGCTTCATGTCCTACCTCATTTCACGATTTTTGTATCTTTTTACTATGTCATGAACGGCGTAGATTTGCTTCATCGCATGACAAATGCCGCACAAAAAAGAGGAAAGACAATGAGCACTCGCGTAAACCACCACAAAGCCACACCTGCACTCACCAACGCGCTTTCCGCCCTGAGCATGGAAGTGGCGAAAACCTCTATTGATCCGGCGCTGAAGCACCTGATCGACATTCGCGTGTCGCAGCTGAACGGCTGTACGTTCTGTCTCGATATGCACTCAAAAGAGGCAAAAATCGCCGGCGAGCGCGAGCTGCGCCTGTACCATCTGGCGGCCTGGCGCGAGTCCCCGCTGTTCAGCGCCCGTGAAAAAGCGGCGCTGGCCTTCACCGAAGCGCTGACCCAAATCGGCGTTCACGGCGTGAGCGATGCGCTGTACCGCAGCGTGGCGGAGCACTTCTCGGACGTGGAGATTTCAGAGCTGAACTTCGCCATCGTGGCGATCAACGCCTGGAACCGCCTGGGCATTACCTCCCGCATGGAGCCGGGCTCGCTGGATGCGGCGTACGGGCTGAACAAGGCTAACCTGGAATAATCCCGCGCTCGCGGATCATCGCCACCAGCGCCCGCAACCCCGGCGGGACGTGGCGATGGCCGGGGTAGTACAGGCGCAGCCCGGCAAACGGCTGCGCCCAGTCGTTTAAGACGCTCACCAGCTCCCCGCTTTTCAGCTCGTCCTGAATATACAGTTCCGGCAAAAATCCTACCCCTAATCCCGCCTTTACGGCGCGGATCGAGGCAAAAAGATCGGACGTCGCAAAGCGCGGTGGTACGGCAAGGGCGTACGTTTCCCCCCGACGCGCCAGCTCCCAGCGGTAGATCCCGCCGTGGGCCATGCGCATGCCGATCCCCTGATGTGAAAGCAGATCGTCCGGCGTCTCGGGTATGCCGTGACGGGCGAAATAGTCCGGCGTGGCGGTCACCAGCTGGCGGATCTCACCGGTCAGCGGCACGGCGATCATGTCCTGCGGAACGGACTCTTCGAGGCGGATCCCCGCGTCATAGCCTTCGGCGACGATGTCGATCATCCTCGCTTCGCTCACCGTTTCCACGCGCATTTTCGGGTAGCGGATCATGAAGTCGATCAGCAGCTGGTCCAGAAACAGGGTGCCGATATGGTTCGGCACGTTGAGGCGCAGCGTTCCGGCGGGTTCCCCGGTGTCGCTGTGGATCTCCTCCCCGGCGAGGCGGATCTCCTGTAGCGCCGGGCCGATACGCGCCACGTAGCGCTGTCCGGCGTCGGTGAGCGCCACGCTGCGGGTGGTGCGGTTGAAAAGCCGCGTCTCAAGGCGGCTCTCCAGCCCGGCGATGGCGTTGCTGACCGCCGTGGCGGACATCCCCAGTTCCTGCGCCGCGCCGCGAAAGCTGCCGCGCCGCACCACCGCCATCACCACTTCCAGCTCTGTCAGACCTGAACGATGCATAGATTATCCTGAAAATCGAAACAACCCTTGCAGCATAGCGTGGATTATCGCAACGGAGAAGCCGTGACAGACTGGGCTCACACAGCCTGAGGAGGTTTATATGCACACCATCGAACAGATCTTTATTAACGGCGAGTTTGTTACCCCGCACGGTACCGAACGGTTTGATTTGTACAATCCGGCGACGGCGCAGGTCATCGGCCAGGTTCGCCTGGCGGATGAGGTTGACGCTGAACGCGCTATCGCGGCGGCGAAAGCGGCGTTTCCGGCGTGGTCGCAGACCACAAAGCAGGAACGCATCGCCGCGCTGAAGCGCATGCACGCCGCCGTGGCCGCTCGTCACGACGCTCTGCTGGAAGCGGTCATTGAAGAGTACGGCGCGCCCGCCTCGCGCTCGGCGTGGATGGCAAGCTATCCGGCAGAGGTGATTGCTCAGGCCATCGAGGCGCTGGAGGCATTTGAGTTTGTCACCTCCGCAGGTGCCGCAACGGTGCAGATGACGCCGCTCGGCGTGGCCGGGCTGATTACGCCGTGGAACAGCGATGCGGGGTTTATCTGCGGCAAACTGGCGGCCGCGCTGGCGGCGGGCTGCACGGCGGTCATCAAGCCGAGCGAAATGAGCGCCCTGCAAACGCAGATTGTCACCGAAGCGCTGCGCGACGCCGCGCTGCCGCCGGGCGTGTTTAACATCGTCACCGGACGCGGCGAGACGGTGGGCGAAACCCTCAGCCGCCATCCGGACGTCGCGAAAATCTCGTTCACCGGTTCCACGAATACCGGCAAGGCGATCCTGCGCAACGCGGCGGAAAGCTTTAAGCGCGTAACGCTGGAGTTGGGCGGTAAATCGCCGACGATCCTGCTGGATGATGTGGATCTCGAGCAGGCGATCCCGCTGGTGATCCAGGCCGGGTTTATGAACAGCGGGCAGGCGTGCGTGGCCGGGACGCGCATTCTGGTGCCTTACTTGCGCAAGGCGGAGATCGAAACCGCGCTGGCGCAGGCCGTGGCGGCGGTGAAATCCGGCGACCCGCGCAACAGCACGACAGACGTCGGCCCGATGGTCAGCGAAAAGCAGTGGCTGCGGGTGCAGGGCTATATCCGCAAAGGAATCGAAGAAGGGGCGCGCCTGCTGGCGGGCGGCGAAGGGCGACCGGAAGGCACGCGGGACGGCTGGTTTGTGCGTCCGACGCTGTTTGCCGGCGTGAACAATCGGATGACCATTGCCCGCGACGAGATTTTCGGCCCGGTGCTGTGCGTAATCCCTTATCAGGACGAGGCGGAGGCGATTGCCATTGCCAACGATACCGAGTACGGCCTGAGCGCGATGGTGCTGGGCGGCGATGTGGACCGCGCGCGACGCGTGGCACAGCAGATTGTTTCCGGTCGCGTGCTGGTGAACACCCTGGCTCATGAACCGAAAGCGCCGTTTGGCGGGTTTAAGCACTCCGGCGTGGGGCGCGAGATGGGCGAGTGGGGGATCCGCGCGTTTATGGAGCCGAGGTCGGTTCTGGGCTAAAGCTTCGCTCTTTACCGAAGCATTGTGCTTTTCCATCCTGCATTCTCTCCTCAACATCACAGCGGAGAGACCATCATGATCGCAGTCCTTTTCGAAGCCAAAGCCGCGCCTGCCCATCAGGCGCGCTACCTCCAACTTGCCGCAGAGCTTAAGCCTTTGCTGGCCGACATCGACGGCTTTATCGATATCGAACGGTTCCAGAGCCTGACGACCGACGGCAAAATCCTCTCCCTTTCCTGGTGGCGGGATGAAGAGGCCGTCCGCCGCTGGAAGCAGAACGTCTTTCATCAGGCGGCGCAGGCCGAAGGACGGGCGTTGATTTTCTCTTTCTACCGTATTCGCGTGGCGCAGCTGGTGCGGGAATACAGTTCCGAAACCGGAGGGCACGCGGATGTATGACGTTCACGTGATTTTCCGCGACGGGCCCGGCGAGCTGGCGCGCTTTGGACAGCTGTTGGGGCGCAACGGCGTGGGGCTTGAGGGTGGCGGCGTATTCGGTACCGATGCCCATTTCCTGGTGGAGGACGGGGAAAAAGCCCGCCGTGTGCTGCTCGACGCCGGGTTTACCGTGCAGGCGCTGCGAAAGCCGGTGATCAGAAAGCTTAAGCAGGAGCGTCCTGGCGAGCTGGGCGAGATAGCGGCGGCGCTGGCGGCACGCGGCGTGTCTATCCTGACTCAGTACAGTGACCATGCGAATCACCTTATTCTGCTGACGGATGATGATAAGCTGGCCGCTGAGATCACCACACCCTGGGCGACGAATGTTAAAGACGAGCTTACCCTCTGATAACAGCGCGATGCTGGAAAAGGCGATTGCCGCGGTGGCGGCTGCAATGGCCGATCCGTCGCGCGTGAAGATGCTTTGTGCGCTAATGGACGGGCGTGCGTGGACGGCCACTGAACTGAGTGCGGCGGCAGACGTTGCGCCGTCGACCGCCAGCGGGCATCTTGCCCGGCTGGTTGAAGGGCAGCTAATTACCTGCCTGTCGCAAGGGCGGCATCGTTATTATCGTCTTGCCGGGCACGACGTGGCGGCGCTGGTGGAACAGATGATGGGGCTTTCGTGGAGCCGCATTACCCCGCCGGAAACCAGCGCGCCGAAAGCCATGCGTGAAGCCCGGACCTGCTACGACCATCTCGCAGGCGCGGTGGCGGTGCAGATCTATGATTTCATGCAGGCGGAAGGATGGCTGGAGGCTGACGGTTCCGCATTGACCCTGTATGGTCGGGAGCAGTTCCTGGCGCTCGGTATTCCGTTAAGCGCTCATCCGCGTCGGAAGGCCTGCTGCGCCTGCCTGGACTGGAGCGAGCGGCGGTTTCATCTTGGCGGTGAGGCGGGCGCTGCGCTGCTTATCCACATGGAAAGCAAAGGCTGGATCCAGCGGGTGGCGGGTTATCGGGAGGTGGTGGTGACGGCTTCGGGGAAAAGTGCCGTCAGGAAGCATTTTAGCCGCTAAACGCCGCTGCGGGCTGATGCCCTCACCCCGACCCTCTCCCACAGGGAGAGGGAGAACATCGTTTCGCAATTCCTGCGCTTTAACTTCTCGTTTCTTGATACTTATCCTGATAACTATTATTGTGATGGCGTACTACGAGAGGGCTCCCCATGAGTGAAGAAGATCTGTTTAGCCGCAGGCCGATGGGCATGCGGATGGCGATGATCGTGCGTCAGTGGCGCGCAGTCATCGACGACGCCATTCTCGACACCGGGTTAACCCAGTCGAGCTGGACGGTGATGATGCAGCTTCATCAACTCGGGGATAACGTCTCGGTCAGCGAGCTGGCGGAAGTGCAGGGCATTGAACTGCCTCCCCTAATGCGCACGCTGACACAGCTGGAAAAGCAGGGCTACCTGCTGCGCACCGTCTCGCCGTATGACAAGCGTATCCGGCTGCTGACGCTGACGCCTGAGGGAAAAGCCATTCTTGAAAGGCTCTCTCAGGTGATTGAGACGTTCCAGGCGCGCGTATCGCAAAACATCGCGCCGGAACATATCGATATTTTCAGCGCCACTCTCAATCAAATCGCCTGCAATTTGCGGACAATCCGCGAAGAAGATAATAAGACCGAAAAATAATGACTCCTGAACAAAAGTTTGCCCGCTGGGTAAGGGTGAGTATTGCCTCTTTCCTGCTGATGTTTGTTTACTTTATCGTCGCGGATATCTGGATCCCGCTGACGCCGGACTCCACCGTGATGCGCGTGGTGACCCCGGTGTCTGCCCGCGTCTCCGGGTATGTGGCGGCGGTACATGTCCATAACAATAGCCAGGTTAAGAAAGGCGATCTGCTGTTTGAGCTCGACGCCACGCCGTTTCGCAATAAGGTCGAGGCGGCGCAGATCGCGCTGGAACAGGCGCGTCTGTCTAACGATCAGCTGGATGCGCAGATTGCCGCAGCGCAGGCCAGCCTGAAAACCGCCGTGCTGACCGCGCGTAACGACAAAGTGACATTCGACCGCTACCAGAAACTGAGCACCTTGCAGAACGTATCGCAGGCGGATCTGGATAAGGTCCGTACCACCTGGCAGAGCAGCGAGCAGTCCGTCAGCTCGATCCAGGCGAATATTCATAACCTGCGCATTCAGCGCGGCGAGCGGGATGAGCACCGTAACGTGACGCTGCAAAAATACCGTAACGCGCTGGATGAAGCGGAGCTGAATCTTGGCTGGACGAAGGTCTACGCCGAGGCGGACGGCACGGTCAGTAACCTGCAATTAAGCCCCGGTTTTTACGCCTCATCCGGTTCGGCTGCGCTGGCGCTGGTGAACACCCGGATCGATATCGTGGCGGATTTCCGCGAGAAGAGCCTGCGTCATACCCATCAGGGGACCGACGCTGCCGTGGTGTTTGACGCCTTCCCGGGGCACGTTTTCCGTGCCCACGTTACCAGCAGCGACGCGGGGATCCTCGCCGGACAGGAGGCCGTAAACGGTCAACTTTCTGAACCGGAAACCTCCAACCGCTGGGTGCGTGATGCCCAGCGTATGCGCATTCACGTAGCGCTGGACGAAGCCTTACCGAAGCCGCTGCCGACCGGCGCGCGCGCCACCGTGCAGCTCTACAACAGCGAAGGGCCGTTTGCGCGATTCTTCTCCGGGATGCAAATCCATCTGGTGAGCCTGCTTCACTATGTCTATTAGCACCCTGGCACGGGTATTTACCCCGCACGGCAACATCGTCTATACGGCAAACGACTTTCGCCAGACCCTGCGTATCGTCTTTGCCGGGATGATTGCGCTCAGTATTTCGAGTTTCTACAACACCAGCTACGGCGTGTTTTTTGTGGTCTACCCGATCATGCTTCTCTCGCTGGTACCGGTGTTTAATCGCCACGTGGCGAAGCAGTTTATCTTCAGCGCCTCGCTGAACTGCGTCGAAATGGTGTTGATTATCGGCTATCTGTCGCAGTGGCCGGTCATCATGACGCTGGTGGTGTTTGCCCTGTATGTGATGCGTTTTCGCTTT
It encodes:
- a CDS encoding DUF1127 domain-containing protein, with the translated sequence MEFYENRSKRPFIAFVWVAKTLRNWYRINRTRRILSQMSDEQLKDVGLSRYDV
- a CDS encoding carboxymuconolactone decarboxylase family protein, which produces MSTRVNHHKATPALTNALSALSMEVAKTSIDPALKHLIDIRVSQLNGCTFCLDMHSKEAKIAGERELRLYHLAAWRESPLFSAREKAALAFTEALTQIGVHGVSDALYRSVAEHFSDVEISELNFAIVAINAWNRLGITSRMEPGSLDAAYGLNKANLE
- a CDS encoding PLP-dependent aminotransferase family protein, with protein sequence MTRYQHLANLLAERIEQGLYRSGERLPSVRTLSQEHGVSISTIQQAYQILENLQLITPQPRSGYFVSKRKAQPPVPAMTRPVQRPVDVTQWDEVMMLLDARADKEMISFGGGSPDINQPSLKPLWREMSRIAQHNPGEMLSYDVLDGRLELREQIARLMLDGGSTVAANEIVITNGCHGALSIALLSVCKPGDIVAVESPSFHGTMQMLRGFDIKAIEIPTDPETGISIEALELALEQWPIKAVILVPNCNNPLGFIMPEARKKQVLALAQRHDIVIVEDDIYGELAAEYPRPRTIHSMDIDGRVLLCSSFTKTVAPGLRVGWIVPGRYYDRVMHMKYAAGGFNVPGTQMAVAAFIRDGHYHRHVRRMRQIYQQNMETYTCWVRQYFPAEICVTRPQGSFLLWVELPETVDMVCVSKQLCRLKIQAAAGSLFSASGKYRNCLRINVALPPTDKNREAVKKMGEAIVIAMEE
- a CDS encoding DUF2171 domain-containing protein; the encoded protein is MVDKSAIKDHTQVVASCGTHVGVVDHLDGERIKLAKSDPESGGKHHFIPLGWVDKVEDNKVVLTKNHKEVFAEWQEA
- a CDS encoding PLP-dependent aminotransferase family protein, coding for MKPGYHEIYSRYRDNIMRGVLKPGDRVPAIRVLAEELKVARKTVETAYAILTGEGYLVSQGARGTRVNPDLLLPAQNAPTEQATGTLPASLISQRERAGFLRPGIPALDSFPYKKWLLLAGQATRAMRQDEMLNPPVLGWYPLREAIARYLNISRGLSCTAEQVMITSGYSGSLRLILDTLASRSDKVVFEDPGYFMGQQLLKRIVPRLHTVPVDRAGMDTDYLLRNHHDARFAIVTPSHQSPLAVTLSLPRKQQLLDWASQNEAWIIEDDYDGEFHYTRKVLPSLKSLDQHDRVIFMGTFSKTIMPSLRMGYVVMPASTVGAFTDSADILTSGQPVLTQKILTAFLNEGHFFRHLKKMRALYQTRRDWMIAALQEVYGDLFFTEQNDGGMHIVAFLAKGSADREIARCWQEQQLQVNALSAWYHGSGKRYGLVMGYNNVRSYQEALDLLERPKRQTLELLS
- the foxA gene encoding ferrioxamine B receptor FoxA, with product MSLERVMFAKSRLALLVGWVTGSVAFPLLAQDAQKTDTVVVTSQMQSAATKLETPDIETPQSVSIVTREQFEEQGATSVRQAVSYTPGVYSNQIGASNRFDYMVLRGFSDGSLDNVYLDGLKMMGDTNSHSSLVVDPWFLDSIEVVRGPASVLYGRSSPGGIVALTSRKPSFDPGGEIKLFAGNNNQRGAMFDVTGPVDDNDRVAVRLSGMTRYADSQFDPLKEERYALMPSLTWRITDNTRLDLMAYLHRDPEGGSHSGLPYEGTVVPHSGKKISNTFFEGEDDYDKYDRRENMVGYNIEHLFDSGWSVRQKLRYLHTKVELNQVYAAGWLNDTELNRGYSGSDEKMNAITLDNQVDGSFDTGEVNHRVLIGMDYQDRTNNVTGYYGGFPPIDAFHPVYGAKPDYITQYSREKHKLRQTGYYLQDQMSVDRWRLTLGGRYDQVSVSNVDNFNHTRSDLDKNNFSSRAALLYLFDNGVAPYVSYSTAFTPTSFADEQGNILDPMKGKQWEAGVKYEPEGMNSQFSASVFRINQKNIATKEEPTDPYRSIGEIESEGVELEAIGQLTDSLRMQAAYTYTDIRYKKSSPEEEGKRAVYAPRNMASAWLSYDVKTGPLDGLTVGSGVRYVNGIASDRQNTHTLPSYTLVDMTVGYDLSKVGLTGVSAQLNVNNLTDRSYVAACNSLSYCYFGAERSIVGSVSWKF
- a CDS encoding helix-turn-helix domain-containing protein; its protein translation is MFFVEDFQVFGERYGIDYRFPQLKEAQVSGSPVLQGNVEEMMLSSGISLTHSDVRVLQPYETTSRHSSPLYMLVVLEGCVTLTLNGINYPVRPGMAFSSRLSEDQVMSARHDADSTLKTLSFGVYPHDAGREALLESLLLEWQSLNAPAFVWQVPEFVMSGILHAQRQGVSVLSRKLLLEGLMYQLLGHGLNQRQQPCPSRPEHARLERVRSLLEQSPERDHTLAQLAALAAMSPSSLRSKFRQRYGCTLFDYLRNCRLALARRYLLEGHSVQQAAWMCGYQHATNFATAFRRHYGISPGDVRKLR